A stretch of DNA from Zonotrichia albicollis isolate bZonAlb1 chromosome 17, bZonAlb1.hap1, whole genome shotgun sequence:
TCAAGTTTGGAAAACCCCAACACTCCAAGCACCCGACTcctcccagccagaggcagcGTGAGACACACAGGCCCTGGCACGGGGCCTGGTGAGAGCTGCAGTGAGTGGGGTGGCTGTAGGAGAACTGGGGGGCTGACCACCCCGTTACAGAACGGCTGCTTGAccccagcagggagggaatgGCAGTGTCCTGCTCCCGTGGGATGCTGgggactggggacagcagggtctgCCCTCGTGAGGAAGTGTGAGCTCCCTGGAGCACGGCcgtggggctcagctctgcatgCTCTGCAGCATGGCTCTGCCACGCAGAACGAGCTTTCCAACCCGGGCTTCACTTAAAAATCGCCGGTggcttaaaaaaatcccaataatggatttttttttttttgagaaaactAGAAAAAGACCCCAAATCCTCAGAAGTCACAGCTCTTCTCAGCCCTCTGGGCTCCTGtcttgctgcttcttccccAGCAGACCTGGGCAACCACCATGCCCACTGTCACAACAGCTCCCACTTGTTTTTGCCACCCAAAGCCAGTGTCACGCACAAACCCAACCTCCCAGGGCCTGTGCCCATGCTGCCAGAGCCCTTCCTGGTGTCAATGATTGTACACATCCACTGAATTCCTGCTCTTGGCATCCCTCTCCACTCCTGCAGCCCCTAGGGATGGGGAGCAGCCAGCTCCCTGCACACCAGACCCCCTTTGGCAGCTTCCTTTTGCTACCaccttctccctgctcctgcccactcCTCCGATGGacactgctccagctgtgccagccaaCGAGGCTGGGCTGACAACCCAGAGCAGGAAAACTACTCCAAGAGAACAGGGGAGGAAAGctttataaaaaaataagctctttttttcttccctcctccaAACAAGGCAGAGCATTTCtgcctttcccttctccaggcatccttcctcccccctccttccctctgACCTGAACCTCCTCGCTCCCAACACGAGCTGCTCTGAGTCTCGCTAGCCCGTGCCCCTCACGACACCGCTCCTCGTCCCACAGCGCAGCCAGAGAAGAGGCAGTTCCCCCCAGAGTGGCACGGCCAGCGTCCCTCCAGGCAAGTCCCCCCTCTCACTTCTGCTCCGCCTCGTCGGCCACCGCGGTCACCTCGATGGCGGCGGCAGCGTGCTCGTCCCCGGCGGCCTCGGCGGCCCCGGACGGGACAGTCACCACCGTGCTCCCCCCGGGAGCTATTTGTGTCACATTCTGGATGGTCGTGCCAAGTCCTGGAAGGgtcaggagctggaaggggctcacCACCTTCACCACCGTGCTGCCGTCCTGGACCGCAGCCGTGCTCAGCACCGTCAGGTTGGAAGCGTCCGGGTGGATCTCCACGGTGCCGGGGAAGGTGGAGCCGGCGGAGGCCAGCACCGTGTACCCCCCCAGCAGAGGGGAGGCCGGGGAGCTGGCGGCggggggctgggccgggctcttCCCCAGCACAGAAGGAGGGAGGGCCGAGACCACTTTGCCAAGAGGGAGGTTGGCAATCTGGGACACTGGCACGCCGGGGGTGACAGTGAGCTGCGCTGGCTGGGACAGGACTTGGGAGGTGATGGCAGCTGGTCCGGAGGTGGCCCTGGTCAGCCGGGGGCGTTTCAGAGGCGTGGGAACAGAGACGGGTGTGAGGGTCATCAGGACGTTGTTGAGATGCTGCGATTTGTGCTTCAGCTCCTTCGCTCGCTTGCGGTGTTCGTCgcactgctgctccagagctggacacagagaAGAGGTTTGGCTCAGCCTGGACCCTGGACAAGCTTCCCAGAGGCCTGTGGCAATGCCTGGTGTGGCTGGTTTAACACCACCAGCTTTAACACAACCCCCACTTTCTCAGCCCAAAAGGAAGTGCACAGGCAGCAATGCCCAGTGCTGCACTGCTGTGTCCATACCTGCCAAATCCCGTGTGTACTGCTCCCTCGAGCGATCCATCTGGCACTTGTGGCTGGCCAGGACCTTCTTGACCAGATCCAGCATCCCAAAGTTCTGGACTACGTTGTTGAGTAAAACAGCATCTTAAAAACAAGACACAGAATCTTTGAGGAAGCAAAACTCCCTGAGCAAACTATTTGTGGCTTGGCAAAAACCACAAACATGTCCAGGAACAAACATGTCCAGCTGAGACAGCCAAAATCTGCAGGAGGGTAATGCAAGaggctggggaagaggagaaggcagaagcCATGAGAAAGGGCAAGAGGTCATTGGCCGTGTAAACAGTCCTCTCCTGCCTAGCAGGGGTGATAAGAAATCTGCTGGCACAGTAGCTGCTTGCTGCATCATTATTCCAATGGCCTAAATTCCACCTCAATTCCCAAGCCAAGCATTTGTCCAgacccagagccagcagggaggaAGCCCCAAGCACGGGGAATTGGAGAACTGAGGTCACCTGAATTATCCCCAAGTGCAGCCTCCTCAATCAGCCAAAAACGAGATTTCCTATGATGAGCTACATCCCTATCGTGTCATCCAGATACCCCTAAGGATAAAATCATCCACAAGCCCCTCTCCCAAGATGACTGACCACCCATGACCAAGTCCTTACCCCCAAGCTGCAGTGGGGGATCCTGTGCTCGCTGCTGCAAGCCCTTCATGGTCTCCACCAGCTCCTGGTGGAACTCATGGATCACTTCTTCCAGGAGCCCACTGTCCTTCAGACCTTGCCAAAAAGCAAAGGTGTCATCTGGAGAAAGAGGAAGCAAGGGAGAACCTCAAAATCCTCGGCAGGGTTTAATGGCAATCTGCTATGGGTTCCCTGTGAACACCTCTGCAGGGGTGCAgtcctgccaggctggggcaaGGCCCACCCAGAGCACGGACACAAAGGAGGATAtgctgtccccaccctgccccactgcccccCAAAGGACATTTTGCTACAGCCAGTAGCACCAAGGAGAATGATTTCATGACCCTTCTGATAACAATTTTTCCGCCCCAGAGCCACATTTGGCTCTCTGGCTTTGATACGTTGGTGCTTGGAAACAACTTCATTGCGAGGCTGCGCAGCCTTgcacagggagggagggatgtaACACATTCCATCAGCACAGAAGGAATAATCCCAGTGGAGGCTCATGCAAGGCTGCTCTGGTAAGAGGGTCCTTCCTGCTCCTTactctgctgcttccctgcttGCCCACATCTCCTCCACCCCTGCAGGATGCCAGGCCATACCTCCAATGCTGGTGCTCCAATCGCTGGCATCCTCGCATGTTTCTATGGTTATTGTAGCCGGGGATCCGTTCACTGCAACCAATagcaaaaaagaagagaaaaaaattcccaggtcctgatttttccctgtattttcaCAGGCTGTTTCCAAAGGAAGCACTCCCTTGCTGCATTTCTGTACTTCTCTTTTATATTACAGAGGATCACATCTGTCTGAATGCAGATCTCAGTGCTGAACACAGACACCcaagtgctgctgtgccagctgtaCTTATTTTCCTACATTAGAGTGCAATACCCAGGGACTTCTCCTGCAACCTTTGCAGCACAAGAACACATGCTTGAGAGCAGCATTTCCCTCCTGAAAACacaccagcactgctcaggGCAAAAGTCAAACAGATTAAGAGTCTGATTTTTTTGGCAGCCCTTTTTACCCAGCCACCATTTGTCTGGAGGGTTTCTAAAGTCTGCAAGGGAAGAGCAGccccccactgcacagggatgcaggggggatccctccttccctccagctTGCCAAATCTCAGCAGTTTTGTTACCATAGAGCCGGGGAACAGGCGTCATTCATGCCGtgtgcaggagcaggatggATGGGAATCTGGccagagccccacagagctgtgcagagcctttGGAATGCTCAGTTGCAGCCATTAGATCCAGTCCCTCTGCTCCTTTACTCCACAGCTTTCAGGGCTCTGGTTAtttcagcacagcccagcagctggcaAACATCTCCCATTAATGAGCTCAGGTTTAACAGTGGTTCTTGgagagggctgggctgtgcatcAGCATCAGCTTCCCCACCACAACACCAGGATGTGGTGGATGGGTGCTCTGCAGAGTCACCCAAGGGGCTTATCCTGTCCCAGAGGCACCACCAGGAGCTTGGGGTGTGGGGCACTTTCAGGGCTGTTCTTAATGCTCAGGGGCTAGAGGTGTTAAATACAGaactatttaaaaattaaaacatcttCCAATGAAACAATTACCTGTAATTATAGGTCAAATTAATAAAATCagagaatggcttgggttggaagagacctcaaagctcatctcattccaaccccctgccatgggcagggacactttccactagaccagattgctccaagTGCTGTCCAACCCAGTCTGTgacgcttccagggatggagcagccacagggcccTTGGTTATGTGGCACCCATGGGCTCTGATGTGCCAAAGGCCCTGCTGAGGGTGAGGAAGGGCTGCACGTACcatcagcagaggcaggagTCAGAGGGATGTACTCTGTTGATGTCTGGCTGGTCAGGGACACCCTGGCTCCTGTCAGGTCAATCTTGGTGCTCCGGCAGGTGTTGGAACAGACCTTTGTGTGCTGATAAAAATCCAGCTCTCCTGAGTCCATAATCTTCCTGAAAGACAGGGAGCAAGCACAAGGACAGGCACATCAGCAACAGCTAAGAGCTCTGAGATTGCTCCTGGCAGCCTCCACCCCAAACTTCTGAGTCCCAAAACGCCAGgagagcaggcagagccagcaggagcCCTGACTGGGACTGACTAACTCATTTCTTGAGGAaggagggggaagagagaaCCCCTAACTGGTGCCACCAGCACATCCCCTCCAAAGCTTCAGCTTCCAAAGGATCAACTGGAGTCTCAGTTCAGGGTGAGACCAAAGGGAGCTTCTTTCTTGCCTTTTTGACTCTATAGCTCGAAAGGAGACAGGACATAACCCTATTTAGAAACTAAAATCAGGTCTCTCATTCAAAGGGAGTGCCAACACTGGCACACAGGATCTTCCAATCCAAGAACATTATCTCCAAAACATTCCCAAGCCTTGCTGGCCAACAACCACCTAAGCTTCCAGAGATGTGctcccatgggatgctgggttTGCCTTCAGACATCCCCTCAAGTGTTTTTCCCCCTCTCAAAGCCTTGCCTTCACAAAGCCTAAACCTATTATGCAAAATTTATGTGAGGCAAAAGCTGCTTAAAAGGAATACAGGAGATGCCTGCATTGAAGTAGAATAATAGAGAATAAGGCAATGTCACCCTGTGAAAAGAGCACAAAACCACTGACAATTCCTGGGGAAAGAGGTGATTCTTTTTTAATCCTGTCCAAAGGCAGAGAAAGACTTTAATTAAATCACAGTTTCAGGCTGGTGTTCAGGAGGACCATAGAGGAATTGAATTACTGTAGTTAATACTAGAGAAGAGAAATGTTTGCAATaaagaaccttttttttttttttttgccaaggacTTATTTAGAAGTGATGTCAAGCAGGAGTGCTGCAACCAGAGCATTGGTGATGACCAGACTGATTTCATTTGGTGAGTCACACTGAGAATCCACAGACAGCATGGCCCAACCACCAACAGCCATTAAAATTTCCAATGTCTCTACACCAGCTGGAAACTCAGTGTGGTTCAAGGCCTGAAAAGGCTAGAGAAATATTTCTTGCCCCCAATTATTCCCTAAGCACAAGGACAGAACAAAGCCATTGAACTGACCCCATTTGGGACCAGGCTGTCATTACAACAAACATTTATAGTGGTTCATTTGCTCTCTCAGCAGCAAAACTGCCATTCCAAAGGTTGTGTTCCCCCCACCACAATCCCCCAGCAGGGTCCAGAGCCACAGGGGAAGGCACTGACCGGAGCATGATCCCGTTCATCCGGATCGCCCGCTTCCAATCCTTCAAGGTCGACTTCCCTGCCAGGTGCACAAACTCCTTGGGGCTGATGAGGTGATCATGAAACTGCAAAGGCAGGGGTGCAACATCAGTGCCACGAGCTATAAATGAGCCAAGGGTGTCCTGTGAGCAGGGTTCAGCTGCAGCCTGCTGGCATTTCCCAGTGCCTGACAGTGTCTGCAGCCTCCACGTGCCACTGAGCACCCCCAAACCAGATTGCTGCCAGGCACTCCCCACCCCAGAGAACACTGCCCAAGTCAGAAAGATTAAAGCTGTCACCAATGGTTAGTCAACAGCTGCTCCAGGGGTGTGTGAGTTTGCCCAGCTCAGGCAGGACAGCTGGGAAAACACCCAGAGCTTGTGCAGAGTGTCATTAGCAGCAGGGAGCTCCTCATGCTCCCACTAACAGCACTCAGTGAAAGCTGGGCTGCACTGCTAACATTTGGGTCCAGGGCATGTTATGCCCCAtaggggagagagaagaagcccATTTGGTCTTTGACCTCCTGCTCCCAAGCCCAACCACTGGTATCAGGGAACCTCTGGCCTCTTTAACCATGCACACCCACTGCCACTGCAAACCAGCTTCAGGGAGCTGGCACACACCTGCCaactcttcctttcttttattgCCCTACACACCCAGCTGTGCCTGAACCCAACAGCAACCTGCAGGatcacagaattatagaatcacTAAGGGTGGAGAAGTCCTCCAAGATCCTTGAGTCCAATCATGACCCAGTTTTCTTAAGAGCTGCCTTACAGCCCATCTCAAAGGATTTCCCAAATCCAGGCTTCCTCTTTTCCATGGCCATGTTGACCAACATAGAGCAACTCACTGTTACTGCCTGAGAAACTGCATCTCTGAACAAGGACAAGGGCTTCAGTGCAGAGAGCACAGATTTTAGGAGGCAGCAGCATCTATCCTCTGCCTCATGGACAGAGGAGACCAcctctgctgggaagggcaAGGACTATCCTTTGGGAGCCCAAGGAGACTCTCCCTCAGCAGGGCATTGTTTAGGCTGTGTACAAATGCCAGCAATGACTCACTCGTGGCATGTTCCTGAATTCATGTAAATTTTAACCATGAGTTACCCAGcacacagctgcaactcttcaGCAGGTCCTCAATCAATACACTCCTCAAACTTTCCAACTGAGCAGACACTGCAAGTGCCCAAATTTCTCAAATTTTCAGTAACACATTAAACTGAGGCACCATCTCTCCAGCCAGAACTAAATAATTTTGTCAGGACAAATATCAGGTACCCAGCACCAGGAAAATGTCATCCTTTCCTACCATGACATGGATCAAATGCAAAGCAGCTGATCAAAGGTTATCAAAACCAGGACAAGCCAGGTCACCTCTCAGTGTGGGCAAGGGAAAAGCACAAGCCCAGTGCTGGGCTCTCTGTTCTCACCTGCACA
This window harbors:
- the GMEB2 gene encoding glucocorticoid modulatory element-binding protein 2 isoform X1, which produces MATPDVSVHMEEVVVVTTPDGAVDGTAMEEVKTVLVTTNLSQHGGDINEDTLETENAAAAAAAAFTASTDLKEAVLEVKMAEDEDSLEAEIVYPITCGDSKANLIWRKFVCPGINVKCVQFHDHLISPKEFVHLAGKSTLKDWKRAIRMNGIMLRKIMDSGELDFYQHTKVCSNTCRSTKIDLTGARVSLTSQTSTEYIPLTPASADVNGSPATITIETCEDASDWSTSIGDDTFAFWQGLKDSGLLEEVIHEFHQELVETMKGLQQRAQDPPLQLGDAVLLNNVVQNFGMLDLVKKVLASHKCQMDRSREQYTRDLAALEQQCDEHRKRAKELKHKSQHLNNVLMTLTPVSVPTPLKRPRLTRATSGPAAITSQVLSQPAQLTVTPGVPVSQIANLPLGKVVSALPPSVLGKSPAQPPAASSPASPLLGGYTVLASAGSTFPGTVEIHPDASNLTVLSTAAVQDGSTVVKVVSPFQLLTLPGLGTTIQNVTQIAPGGSTVVTVPSGAAEAAGDEHAAAAIEVTAVADEAEQK
- the GMEB2 gene encoding glucocorticoid modulatory element-binding protein 2 isoform X2, with the protein product MATPDVSVHMEEVVVVTTPDGAVDGTAMEEVKTVLVTTNLSQHGGDINEDTLETENAAAAAAAAFTASTDLKEAVLVKMAEDEDSLEAEIVYPITCGDSKANLIWRKFVCPGINVKCVQFHDHLISPKEFVHLAGKSTLKDWKRAIRMNGIMLRKIMDSGELDFYQHTKVCSNTCRSTKIDLTGARVSLTSQTSTEYIPLTPASADVNGSPATITIETCEDASDWSTSIGDDTFAFWQGLKDSGLLEEVIHEFHQELVETMKGLQQRAQDPPLQLGDAVLLNNVVQNFGMLDLVKKVLASHKCQMDRSREQYTRDLAALEQQCDEHRKRAKELKHKSQHLNNVLMTLTPVSVPTPLKRPRLTRATSGPAAITSQVLSQPAQLTVTPGVPVSQIANLPLGKVVSALPPSVLGKSPAQPPAASSPASPLLGGYTVLASAGSTFPGTVEIHPDASNLTVLSTAAVQDGSTVVKVVSPFQLLTLPGLGTTIQNVTQIAPGGSTVVTVPSGAAEAAGDEHAAAAIEVTAVADEAEQK
- the GMEB2 gene encoding glucocorticoid modulatory element-binding protein 2 isoform X3, whose protein sequence is MAEDEDSLEAEIVYPITCGDSKANLIWRKFVCPGINVKCVQFHDHLISPKEFVHLAGKSTLKDWKRAIRMNGIMLRKIMDSGELDFYQHTKVCSNTCRSTKIDLTGARVSLTSQTSTEYIPLTPASADVNGSPATITIETCEDASDWSTSIGDDTFAFWQGLKDSGLLEEVIHEFHQELVETMKGLQQRAQDPPLQLGDAVLLNNVVQNFGMLDLVKKVLASHKCQMDRSREQYTRDLAALEQQCDEHRKRAKELKHKSQHLNNVLMTLTPVSVPTPLKRPRLTRATSGPAAITSQVLSQPAQLTVTPGVPVSQIANLPLGKVVSALPPSVLGKSPAQPPAASSPASPLLGGYTVLASAGSTFPGTVEIHPDASNLTVLSTAAVQDGSTVVKVVSPFQLLTLPGLGTTIQNVTQIAPGGSTVVTVPSGAAEAAGDEHAAAAIEVTAVADEAEQK